The DNA window GAGGCGCACCCCGTCGGGCACGAGGTCCTCGGCCCGGAGGCCGTCGCCCTGGCGCTGGGCATAGGTGTCGTAGAGGACCACGTCGACCTCGCTGAGGACCGACAGCCCGGCGGCGAGCTCGACGACGACCACCCGGTCGGCGTACGGCGCCAGCACGGCCCCGATGCCGGCCACGACGAGCTCGTAGTCGTTGACGACGGCCACCCGGACCGGCCGGGCGGGCCGAGAGGCGTCGTCGGGCGGGGAGGTCACGTCTCAGCCTCTCAGAGGTCGCCGTGCCGTGTGGCAAAAACGGGCTCACGCCAAGGGGTGGTGCTGCCGGGGCGTGGCCGCTGACAGCGTCGGGGCATGACGACACGCTTCGGCTACACGTTGATGACCGAGCAGAGCGGACCGCGCCAGCTGGTGTCCTACGCCCAGGACGCCGAGCGGGTGGGCTTCGACTTCGAGGTCTCGAGCGACCACTTCTCGCCCTGGCTCACCGAGCAGGGCCACGCGCCCTACGCGTGGACCGTGCTGGGCGCGGTGGCCCAGGCCACCGAGCGGGTCGACCTGATGACCTACGTGACCTGCCCGACCCTGCGCTACCACCCGGCCGTCGTCGCCCAGAAGGCCGCGACCCTGCAGATCCTCGCCGAGGGCCGCTTCGTCCTGGGCCTGGGCAGCGGCGAGAACCTCAACGAGCACGTGGTCGGCCAGGGCTGGCCGGCGGTCGGCGTACGGCAGGAGATGCTGCTCGAGGCGATCGAGATCATCCGGGCGCTCCACGGCGGCGAGCTCGTCGACTACCGCGGGGTCCACTTCGACGTCGAGTCGGCGCGCATCTGGGACCTGCCCGACGAGGGCGTCGACCTCGCGGTCGCGGTCTCGGGCGACCGCTCGATCGAGCGGTTCGCCCCGCTCGCCGACCACCTCGTGGCCGTCGAGCCCGACGGGTCGCTGGTCGAGTCGTGGAACGCCGTCGATGGCGCGCCGCGCATCGGCGGCGACGGCCCGGGCCGCGCCGTCGGCCAGATCCCGATCTGCTGGGGGCCCGACGCCGACGAGGCCAAGGCCCTGGCGCACGAGCAGTTCCGGTGGTTCGCCGGCGGCTGGAAGGTCAACGCCGACCTGCCCACGCCGGCCGGGTTCGCCGGTGCCTCGCAGTTCGTGCGGCCCGACGACGTCGCCGACCAGATCCCGTGCGGGCCCGACCTCGACGCGATCGTCGAGGCCGCCTCGGCGTTCTGGGAGGCGGGGTTCACCGACGTCGCCCTGGTGCAGGTCGGCGACCGGCTGCAGCAGCGCTTCCTCGACGAGGCGGCCGGACCCCTGCTGGAGAAGCTGCGGGCCGCGGCGCCGTGAGCGGCCGCGCCGACGTCGACACCGTGGTGCTCGACCTCGACGGGACCCTCGTCGACTCCGTCTACGTCCACGTGCTGGCCTGGCAGGCGGCGTTCCGCGACGTCGGCGTGCACGTGCCGGCCCACCGCCTGCACCCGCTCATCGGCATGGGCGGCGACCGGCTGGTCGCCGCTGCGGCGGGCGACGCCGTCGAGCACTCGGTCGGCGACGAGCTGCGCGCGCGCCACCCGCAGCGCGTCGACGAGCTGTTCGGTCGCATCGTGCCCACCGAGGGGGCGGTGGACCTGCTCGAGGCGCTGCGCGAGCACGGCGTCCGGCCGGTCCTCGCCAGCTCCAGCGAGTCCGACATGACCCAGCGGCTGCTCGGCGTGCTCGGTGACGGGGCGCACCACCTCAGCGACGTGATCAGCGGCTCCGACGCCGAGACGAGCAAGCCGGCCGGCGACCTCGTCTCGGTCGCGCTCGAGTCGGTCGACGCCGCCACCGCGGTGATGGTCGGCGACTCCGTGTGGGACGTGCGCGCCGCCGCCGACGCCGGCATCCGGTGCGTGGGCCTGCTGACCGGAGGCTTCAGCGAGGCGGTGCTGCGCGAGGCCGGGGCGGTCGCGGTCCACGAGACGCCGGGCGCCCTCGCGGCGTACCTGCGCGAGACGGGCTCGATAGTCGGCTGATCGACTCCGGGGGCGGCCCATCCGGTTCTGGGGTGTTGCAACGGGCCCGGAGTGCAGGAATCCCCGGGTACCCGGGGATCCATGCCACCGGGGCCGCGATCCGACTCCGGGGGCAGTCCATCCGCTTCTGGGGCGTTGCAACGGGCCCGGAGTGCAGGAGTCCCCGGGTACCCGGGGATTCATGCCACCGGGCGGCCCCACCCACCGCCAGCCGCCAGCCAGATCAGCCGTCGACGATGAGCCGACGCCGGTCGGGCTCGAACCCGTGCTGCATCCCCCAGAGGACGGCCTGGGTACGGCTGGTGACGCCGATCTTGCGGTACGCCGTGCGGATGTAGGTCTTGACGGTGTTGATGCCGAGGAACGCCCGTCCGGCGATGTCCTGGTTGCTCAGCCCCTGGCAGATCAGCGCCAGCACCTCCGACTCGCGCGCCGACAGCCCGAACTCGTCGCCCGGCCACCGCCCGAACGTGTCGGCGTCCTGACCGCTGGGCAACACCCGCTGCCCGGAGTGGACGGCCTCGATCGCGCCGACGAGCTCGTCGCCGTCGAGGCCCTTGTGCAGGTAGCCCGACGCGCCGGCCTCGATCGCCCGGGACACCAGGTTGGGGTCGGTGTTCCAGCTGAAGATCACCAGCTTGGCCGAGGTGATCTGCATCAGGGTATCGAGGTCGATCGCGTCGCCCTGGACCTGGCCGAACGAGTCGTAGAGGACGACGTCGACGTCACTGACCACCGGCATCCGGCTGTCGAGCTCGACGACCTTGACCCGGTCCTCGAACCCGTCGAGCACGGCCGCCGTGCCCGCGACCACGATGTCGTAGTCGTTCACGATCGCGA is part of the Nocardioides plantarum genome and encodes:
- a CDS encoding LLM class F420-dependent oxidoreductase, with the translated sequence MTTRFGYTLMTEQSGPRQLVSYAQDAERVGFDFEVSSDHFSPWLTEQGHAPYAWTVLGAVAQATERVDLMTYVTCPTLRYHPAVVAQKAATLQILAEGRFVLGLGSGENLNEHVVGQGWPAVGVRQEMLLEAIEIIRALHGGELVDYRGVHFDVESARIWDLPDEGVDLAVAVSGDRSIERFAPLADHLVAVEPDGSLVESWNAVDGAPRIGGDGPGRAVGQIPICWGPDADEAKALAHEQFRWFAGGWKVNADLPTPAGFAGASQFVRPDDVADQIPCGPDLDAIVEAASAFWEAGFTDVALVQVGDRLQQRFLDEAAGPLLEKLRAAAP
- a CDS encoding response regulator transcription factor, which produces MTSGPVRIAIVNDYDIVVAGTAAVLDGFEDRVKVVELDSRMPVVSDVDVVLYDSFGQVQGDAIDLDTLMQITSAKLVIFSWNTDPNLVSRAIEAGASGYLHKGLDGDELVGAIEAVHSGQRVLPSGQDADTFGRWPGDEFGLSARESEVLALICQGLSNQDIAGRAFLGINTVKTYIRTAYRKIGVTSRTQAVLWGMQHGFEPDRRRLIVDG
- a CDS encoding HAD family hydrolase encodes the protein MSGRADVDTVVLDLDGTLVDSVYVHVLAWQAAFRDVGVHVPAHRLHPLIGMGGDRLVAAAAGDAVEHSVGDELRARHPQRVDELFGRIVPTEGAVDLLEALREHGVRPVLASSSESDMTQRLLGVLGDGAHHLSDVISGSDAETSKPAGDLVSVALESVDAATAVMVGDSVWDVRAAADAGIRCVGLLTGGFSEAVLREAGAVAVHETPGALAAYLRETGSIVG